In Candidatus Manganitrophus morganii, the genomic window GAAATGAGGTTGCGAAGAAAATGGGGACGGTCCGGGAGCAACTCGACGCGATGATGATCGCAAGGCCGAAGCGCAAGATCCGGATACCGGAAGCGAATGGCCTGGAAAAAGGAGCGGCCACCCGTAGCCTAAGGATTCAAGCCGCCGCCGGAGAGGATGGGGCGCTGCATGTGCAGGATGGAACACCGGATATCACGGAAACGGCGGAGAGCACGCACAGGGAGGCGGTCGCGTGAAGATCATTTTTCTGCCGGACGGGACGGCCGTCACTGTCTACACCGAGACCCTGGAACTCTCAGGCCTCGGCCGTTTAGAGCACAGGAGAGCGTCTCATGTGGAGCCGACGGCCGCGGGGGAGTGGATCGCGGATCTCTCCCCGGTGGGAGGCCCGATGCTGGGGCCGTTTGGTCGACGCTCCGAGGCGTTGGCCGAAGAAGGCTGCTGGCTTGAGTCGCAACTGGAAGGGATCGCCGAAGATCCATGTTCATAATCTGAGGAAGGGGGGTCCGGAGGCCGATACCTCCGGACCCCAACTTATACCAGGGAGGCCTATGACGGAACAACTCGGTCTGTTCTCTTTATTGGATGGACCATTACTGCAAGTGAATGATCCATCTCCCCTGTTTGTTAAGTCGACTGGAATTCGCGAAGAGAAGGAGACCGAGGTCTACCCGTTTCTCTCCTACCGGCTCTCTCGGTCTCCGTGGATGACCCACTTTGAGGGGAGCGGAGAGCGCGCTGAAAGGCACATCTCCGCGGTGAGCCGGGTTCCGGCTGTGAGATCAAGACTGATCGAATTGATATCGAAGCTGAAAGAGGGTCGTGGGCCTTACGACGAATGGATGCAGATGGCGGCCATCCAGGAGAGGCTCTATCTCGATTATTCCGGCGAAGGGGGGCTTGCGGTCAGCGGCGACTTAATTCGGGCGCAGTTGACTTATATCCGCGATCGGGTTGTGCCGGCGGCTCAAAGAAAGGTTCTCCTCGCGGGCCTGTATGCGTTATTCGAGTCGGACTTCCCGCCGAGAGTCGCGTCTCTGGTGGAGTCGCTGCGGGGCCAGGCGGACAATTTCTCCTCCGGAGAGATCTCTTCAACTCGCATGGATTACTTTCTGGAGGGGCTGAACGAGTTGGAAGAGGAATTGGGAGACAGAGGTATCTTCGAATCCGTAGGACGCGCTTTGAACTCCGATGAAGGGAACGGCGCTTACTACTCTCCAGAGGTCTTTCATCACCTTCTTCGGCTCATTCCGATTTCAGCCATCCCGGGACAGGAGATCAATGTCCTGGAGCCGAACGTCGGAAAGGGAAGCCTGATCCGGCCGATGGTTCATCATCCCGGATTTCTCATCGTTGGTAACGATCTCAATCCCATTTCCGCCGAGATCGCGGAAGTCACCACGATGGTCGATCCGACGGGGGTCGCAGTTGCCTGCAGAGAGGGCGGCGCCATCCCTACCGCCAAGAATTGCGCTGTTTTAAAACACCATGCGTTCGATCTGATGACCCTTCTTCCGGATCATCTCTTCGATCTGCTGATCGCCAACCCGCCGTATACGTTCGATCAACCGAAGAGCGGCTTTGATAAACAATTCCGGGCCATGGGGCTGTCGAAAGGGCCGCAGGGGTTCTCGTTGGCCGCCTACACGCGGCAGATCTTGCCGATGAAACTGCGGGAAGGGGGGATTTCGATTCTGATCACCTCGGCGCGATCCCGCAACTTCAAGCGGGTCCGCCATGCGTCGGGGCACATCAGCCACCCGATGATGATCCTGGCGATCACCGGCCAGCCGTTCTCCCAAAACGACGCCGAGTTAGTACCGGTCTCAATGCCGGCCTACCTGTTCGATGGGAAAGGAATGGCCGAGAAGAGACAGATCAGGGCGGAGTGTTTTATCTCGATCAATGTCTTCCTCTCCGCAAGAGAGGCCAACGGAAAACAGACCGCTTTTTCAGAGTGTGCGATCATCCAGGTCCACCATGAGCAGCTGGCCTCCTTCGTCGATTTGTATTTGGATTCCTCACGATGGATGAGCCTCGATCGCCAGCTGCTGGATCCTTCCATGCGGATGATGCAATCCGCAAATCTGCTTCGGATGTTCGGCCGAATCAAAGACGGCTTACGGGCCTATTTGGAGGAGAAGCGGATCTCCGCGAAGCGGCGATATGATCATGAGGAGGCGAGCCGGTACGAAAGGTGGATTGAAGAGGTCAACAATAAACGGTTTCATCAGATCGGAACGTTCGAGGATCTGAACCAATGGATGATTGAACTTTCGGAGCGATGGAATATTCCGGTCCGAAAGGAGATCGAACGGGCCCTTCGCAACAACCCGCTTCGGGAGATTTTTGCCAAGAAAAGGAGAAATAGGGCCGGAGCCTCCGACGTTGCTTCGGAAGTGAAGAAGGTTTTTGAGGTGATTCTCTCTGTTTCCGATCGCTTTTTCTCCAGGTTTTATATCCTCAGCGCCATCTACCTCGCTCTGGCCCTCCGTGAGATCGCAGAGCTGCATGGTCCTTTCAACGGGGTCTCTTTCGATAGCGTTCATCCGATTCTGAAGCAGGCGCCGTACCCCCTCTCGCTCTATCTGCTCATAGAGAAAGAGATCTCGGAGATCTTGGAGTCCTTTCCCGAGGGGGAGCGGAAGGAGGTTCTGGGAAAGATGCGCGAACGGCGGCTTCTTCTGGTCTCTCATGTTTCGCAGTTCAACGCGATCAGCAAGGCCGCAAGAGACGAGTTGAACTCCGCCTTCGGGGAATCCTGGCGGCAAGATCTGATTTGCGGGGCCTTGCCGGAAAAACAGCGCATCCTGATACTGCTTGAGACAGGAAACGGTCTGGTCTTGGCGGTTGGGCAGCTCTTATTGGCATTGGTGGAGCAGGACGCGGTGAAAATCAGGGAGAGGAACCAAGCCTTATCGGTGTTCGATCTGATGGAGATGCAAGAGCAGTATCAGAGGTATTTGAGGGGTTTTAATTCGGGCGGTCTGACGCAAAAGCGGATTGGGAACCTGATTCGGAAGACGGAGGAGTTGATCGGCCTCATGCAAAAGTCGCAGGAGATACTGACCGGCGCCCGGACGGGGCGGAAGAGAAAAATACGCCCACAACCCGTCGGATGATCGGAAACGATGAAGAATATTTAGGAGACAGTGGATGCAAATCGAAGAAAATAGATCGATCAAGATCGATGTGAATCTGAACATCATGATGAAAAATTTCGGCGAGGTCTTCTCCGGGGAGAGAATCTGGGTTCGGGAACTTCTGCAAAACGCCCGGCGCGCCGGAGCCACACGGATCAACATCTACACAGACCGAAGTGATCCGAATTATTTTCGAATCGATGATAACGGATCCGGCGTCTCGGATTTCCAATCGCTTCTCACCCTGGGCGGCTCCGGATGGGAGCCGGAGGTGATCGAGCGAGAGAACCCGTTCGGAATGGGGTTCTATGCGGCCCTGTACGCGGCTGTGACCGTCGAGATCAGATCGCGGGGGCAGCGGGTAGTACTGCACAGCGGCCGGATTCTCGCAGGCGAACCGGTCGTCCTTCAGCCGTGCGAAATCCGATCCGGAACATCGATCATCCTGCATCTGAAAAAATCGACTGTAGACGCCGGGAAGGAAAATCAGATCGAGAAACTCAAAGAGGTCCTTGAGACGATCGTCCGCGGATTTCCGGTCCCCGTGTATCTGAATACCGAATCTCTGTGCCGGCCGTACGCGTTGGATGTCTGGAGGGGGCTTCGGTTCGATCTCCCGGACGGAGTGGCTCTTGTGGAGTTGAACCCGAAGGACACCTTTTCCACGAAGGGAGTCACTTTCCTGCAGGGGCTTGTCATTTCGAGTGCGGACAATGGCTTACGGACCTGGCCGAACTTCAGCCGGCGCGGCATGCAGGTGTATATGCATCTTCACGGCGATCAATGGCGCGTCCGGGTCCCGGACCGGAACATGTTGTACGATTCCACCGAGACCCGGGAGAGAATCGGATCGCTTGAAAACGGGGTCGTAAAAGCCGCTGCGAATCATATCGAAGCGCAGGGACAAGCGGAGAGGTTTTTCGAATGCCTTCTGGAATGGGAATGTTATGAAGCTGTCCGGAATCTTCCGATTCCGGCTTCCCGCTGGGGCCTACTGATCACTCCGATGCATCTGCTCCATTACGAGGGGGAGGATCAGGAGAATTCGTTTGGCTCCCCTGTGGAAATTCCGGCCTCCAACACGGAGTTGCGTTTCCTGAAAGACAGAGCGAGTCTCTACCCGGCGGATGACACCCTCGATCATCTCTTCGCCATGTACGCTTTTGGCCTGCCGATTCTGGATGCCTGGGACGATCCGGAGCATTGGTTCTCACGGGCGAGCGCCGGCGAAGAGATCGAGGCGTTTTACAAACGCGGCGTGTCCGTCTCGGTCGAAAAGAATGACATCGTGGCGGAAGGAGCCTGGTGGGGGAAGAGGGTGGTTCTCTGTAAGCGGTTTTCCCTGACCCTGGAAGGATACGGGATAAAAGAGATCACGGAAGACGCCTTCCTCAACGGCGCCTTCTGGATCATCGATCGGCCTCTGCACTGGGATTATCCGATCGACCAGGCCTTTTACTTTCAGACGGAGGGAGAGGACTTCGACGAATCCGGCTTCGATGCGGCGATGGAGAACTTCCGGGCGAATCTCGCGATCATCAAGGGAGATCCGGGCGCTTTGATTCAGAGCGCCCTTCAAGAGTATGCGCAAGCGCTCGACGGCAGCCGGTTTGTGGTGGAAGTCAAAGGGGGAGAGATTCAAGTCAAAGAACTCCCGGTAGCCACGAATACATAAGAAACCAGGAAGGTCAAAGAGGGGCTCTCTTCGTCAACACGAGGAGGGCCCCTCTTTTTTTAAGGAGACGTCATGGAAGTGAAATTCCGATACGAATTGACGAGCCGGATGGGATGCAATCTATATGAGGCTCTGAGGGAAGAGGATTTCGACAGGATCACCGAAGGTGAGACCGAATACTATCGCGAGCAGTCGGAGGTCGGATGTGAGATCCGGAAACCCTTTGTAGAATGGCTCGAAGGACATCTTCCTGCGCGGGATTGGCGGGAAATCAAAGAGGGAATCGGATGCGATGATCTCTCAAAATGGTTGTTGGAGAATCCGGTCCCCGAACGGGACGAAGATTTAAGGAGAACATATTCGGAAAAGGAGATCGAATTTCTAACAACGACACAGACGAAGACCAAAAGCGGCATCCATCTGCCCCTGTTGTGGGATCATATCGATCCCGACGATGACGCCGACGTGGCGCTCGGTTTCGGCCTTATCACCTATCCTCCGGTAGATGAGAGCGGCCGGTATATTCAGAGCGGAAACAGCCGGCATCTTCCGGCCGATATCGCAAACCGGATCAAAGCGTGGATGGAGGAGGCCAACGAACTGGCAAGAAAGACCGGCCGCGGCGTCGGATCTCCTGATCCGAAGGATGACCTGGACCGAGCCATCGACGAGAAAGTAGCCTCCCTTTATCGGGAGGCCTCGTGTTTATCGGAGAAGACCGTGCTGTCCCTCATTCGGATAGAGGGATTTTATTGCGGGATTCACGGAGGAACTGTGAAATATGAACGACCCATCCTGAGATCGGAGGTGTTGGCCTGCCCTTCCTGCAATCATCCGGTCTGCCCGTTCTGTGCCAACTGTTACGAGAAGGATCCGGCGACGATCGAGGAGGCGAGGGCGTATCTGGCCTCCTGTGATGAGGTCTCAGGAATGGCCTATTGCGGGCATTGCGGGGATTGGGGTGTGGAATGGATGCTTCGGTTCCTGCGATTAAAGTGCTGTCCCATCCCGCCGGAATACGAGAATCACCAGCCGGCGGCGAGATCCGTGCGGTTCGTCGCCACCAACACCGTTGCCGCCTTGCCGGACTGTCATCTCATCCTGGAATCGGTGTCCCGGAGCTTCGCAAAAGGGATCTCGGGAATCATTCACTATCCGCATTCCACGGGAGAGATCTGGGGCATTCCGGAGAGACACCCTGAAGGATGGATTGTGACCCTCTGCTATCCGGAGGAGCGATGACCACGAAATGGACCTATCCGTTCGTAAAAGAGTATCTCAGATTTGTCCGAAAGGCGTTTGAGATCACCCGCGCCGGCGGCCGAATCAAAATACGCTGGAGTGACAGCCCGATGGAACTGCGGGCCTGGCGGAAAGAGTTTATCGACGCCCTCGACCGTCGCATCACCAAATATGGAGGCCTCGATGGGAGGGGCCGGAAATTCGATCCCGACTGGCAATTGTGGATGTGTAGAGACCGCCATCGTTTGGAGGACATTCGAAAGCGAATCCGTGTTTATCAGTTCGAAACCCCGGAGATGCAACGTCGGTACGGGCATCTGCTCGCGCGCCGGGATGACTTCTGAACGCCAGGCCTTTTTCATTGGCATTGGGATCGAAATTCATCAGGAGAAAACAGATGGAAACAGATCAGAAAGTGGAAATGATCGCCATAAAAGACATTTTCGTAATCAAGAACAGCAGGCAGTATATCGATCCGGCCGCGTTGGGGGAATTGGCCGAGAACATCAGGATGAACGGCCTCATTCAACCGATCACGGTCGTCCCGAACGGGGAAGGGAAATACGATCTCGTCATGGGGGAGAGACGTCTGCGCGCCCACGAGAAGCTGGGGATGGAGAAGATCGCCGCGATCGTTCGGGAGGGGCTGACGGCCGAGCGGATGAAAGCGATCCATCTGGCCGAGAATATTCAACGCGAATCTCTTCCCGCGATCGACGAGGCGGAAGCCTTTGAGGAGCAGTTGGCCGAAAAATCGATTCAGGACCTCGCCGCGATGATCAACCGGAGCGAAGAGTACATTCGCCGGCGGATGAAGCTGCTTCATCTGATCTCGGAGGCGAGGGAGAAGGTCAGGACCGGCGCGATCGGCCTCTCCGTAGCAGAGTTGTTATCGTGTCTTCCCGACGACCGGCAAAAAACGATGCTGGCCACGGTGGAGGAGCAGCGCCTCAACGCGGTACAACTCTCCAATCTGCTGAACCATCAGAACGATCGGCGGCTCGTCAATGCCGTCTTCGACACCCAGGACTGCCGTAACTGCCCCCATAACAGCGCGGGTCAGCCGGATCTCTTTGCTCGGGAGGCCTCGGGTCTTGGGAAGTGCCTCTACGATCCGTGCTGGAGCAGGAAAGATCTGGAGAAGGCGAAATCTCTGGCGAAACAGATCGAAGAGATGGGGCCCCGGGCGGTCATCGCCGGGAAGGTCAAGATCGGCATCGACGATCTTCCCCCGGAGATCGATCAAACCCAGGCCGTCATGCACAATAAGGGGGAGCTGGGCGAGGAGGCTCTGCGGGATTGCCAGAGTTGCAAATTTCTGGTTGTTTTCGTCTCCGCGGGAGGTTACCCGCTGCGGCAGAATATCTGCACGAACCGCCCCTGCTACGAGGAGCGCGCGGCGCGATTCCGGGGAGGGAATGCGGAAAAGAAGTCCGGATCTACAAAGGGGGGAGCCAAGGCCGAAAAAGATCCCGGTTTAAAGAATGTATCCACAGCCAGTCCGGTTCCCAAAAAGATGACCCCCGCAAACGCTCCCCAGCGGGTGAAGGATTTCAAAAGAAATCGATATCAGGAATATCTGGCCGCTCACCTCTTAGAAACCCCGGAGAATCGACTACGGCTGATCCTCCTTGCCATGAAAGACACCTCCTGGGGGAGGAACTGGACTGGGGATTCCACCCTGAAAGAACTTAATCTGGCCTGCGACGGCTTTGAATCCGATCCGCCGAAGCTCTATTCCAAGCTGAAAGCCTTGAACGCGGAGCAGCTGATGACCGCGGCGGGGAGAATGGCACTGAAGGCGCTCGATAAATTCTCTCTCCCTTTAATCGAGGAGATGGTCTTCACCGATCTTGCGGCCACCCCGGAAGTCCTCTTTAAGATCGATCGAACCTACCTGGAGCTGCTCACCAAAGCGGAGATCGAGGCCACCGCGAAGGAGGTCGGCATGACCATGTTCCTTCAGAACAAAGGGGGGTCGGTATCGAAGTTATCCACCCGGCCGAAGAAGGAATTCATCGATGCGCTCCTCGCCTGCGGATTTACGGCCCAAATCATGCCGGCCTGGCTTACGCGGGAGACCGATTTTCAAAACGGATAAATCAATTCTGTAAAGAACATACCAGACCAACACAATAAGGAGGTTCACCATGTTTGATTTTACAAAGATCTCAAATCTCATACCGCCCCAGGGGAAAGTGACTTTTACTATTACCACGGGGGAGCGCGGGAAACTGGTCGTGCTCTTCCATCCGATGTATCCGGAGGTGAATCCGCTTTCCGGGAAGGAAAAGGAGTTGTATGAGCAGGCGCGGGTACCGCTGGTTTTTAAGGCGACCCCGGAGGAGCTCAACGAAGGGTTTATGTCGCTGATCGAGCAGAACTACGAAGAGGAAGGGAGGCTGCATCGCGCCTTTTCGGTCAAACGGGAAGCGGTCAGTAAGGCGATCTCAGGGGCCGATAAAGGGAAGACCGAAAAGAAAGAATCAAGCGAAGAGAAGAAGCCCTCTGAATTGGATACGCCTCAGCCGGACACGTCTCAAAAGGTCGACTCGTCGAAGGAGAAAATTGGGACCCCCGCCGGGGTTGAAAAGGAGCCTTCCGCGTTTGATTTGTTTGGTTAAGCGCTCCACATATAAACACATCTGATAATGGAGGATTTATGGATATACAAAAAGTAGAACGCGTTTTTGAATACGGTTCATTAAAACTGGCCGATCCCGATCCGGTCATGTCGCCCGATCGGGTCAAGGAGTTTTACGCTACGGTCTATCCCGAGCTGACCCAGGCGGTTGTGGGGGAGCCGGAGCGCCGGGGAGCGACCCAGGTCTACAAGTTCACCCGGGCCGTCGGAACCAAGGGGGGCGAGCAATCGCCCCCCCATCTTCACATGCAGTGTCCCATCCTGCTCGCCGTCGAGCAACTGGCTAAAATGTCGGAAGAAGGTCTTGAAGAGGAGAAAGGAGCGCGATGTCCAAACGACTTACTCACCCGGTTTCTAGGAGCGATACAACGGAATACAGAACCAATCGCCCAGGTACAGGAGCGGCCACCAAACGAAAGCCCGCTTCCCGGTCGATTCCTCCCCCTACTGCCGTAATTCCCCTCCCGAAGCTCGATCAGTCACTCGCAACGCTCGTCTACGCAAGTACGGGCCTTCCCAACAGCCTGCTCGCCCGCGCGGGCTTATGGATCTCTCGCGCCCTGAGCAAAACCCGATGTGGCAAACCCGGTCCCTGGGGAGAGCAGACGCGGCCGGATCGGATCCAGGTGGAACTTGCAGGTTGGATCAAAGGAATGTTCGACGAGATCTGCTCAGCGAGTTTCGGCAACTGCGGGCATGAGATCGGGATAGGAAAATTAGAAAGCTCTGGATCATTGCATTGTGGGATGATGATCGACCATCCGATCGACTGCAACGCGATCTTCTGCGATGTTCTTCCTCAGATCGGGAAAGCCGATCTACGCTTGGAGGCGGTGGTGGTGGCCGCTTTGCAGACGCTGACATGGGTAAAACCGTATTATACATACGATGATCAAATCGAAAGCTGCCTGGATCTCTATGAGCAAGACCGTTATGAAATGGAAAAGGGGAGCGAGGATGAAAAATATTTCCAGGAGAGACTCCAGTGGCTCCAAAATGGGATTCCTCAAGAGTACCG contains:
- a CDS encoding ParB/RepB/Spo0J family partition protein, which gives rise to METDQKVEMIAIKDIFVIKNSRQYIDPAALGELAENIRMNGLIQPITVVPNGEGKYDLVMGERRLRAHEKLGMEKIAAIVREGLTAERMKAIHLAENIQRESLPAIDEAEAFEEQLAEKSIQDLAAMINRSEEYIRRRMKLLHLISEAREKVRTGAIGLSVAELLSCLPDDRQKTMLATVEEQRLNAVQLSNLLNHQNDRRLVNAVFDTQDCRNCPHNSAGQPDLFAREASGLGKCLYDPCWSRKDLEKAKSLAKQIEEMGPRAVIAGKVKIGIDDLPPEIDQTQAVMHNKGELGEEALRDCQSCKFLVVFVSAGGYPLRQNICTNRPCYEERAARFRGGNAEKKSGSTKGGAKAEKDPGLKNVSTASPVPKKMTPANAPQRVKDFKRNRYQEYLAAHLLETPENRLRLILLAMKDTSWGRNWTGDSTLKELNLACDGFESDPPKLYSKLKALNAEQLMTAAGRMALKALDKFSLPLIEEMVFTDLAATPEVLFKIDRTYLELLTKAEIEATAKEVGMTMFLQNKGGSVSKLSTRPKKEFIDALLACGFTAQIMPAWLTRETDFQNG
- a CDS encoding PRTRC system protein C, encoding MDIQKVERVFEYGSLKLADPDPVMSPDRVKEFYATVYPELTQAVVGEPERRGATQVYKFTRAVGTKGGEQSPPHLHMQCPILLAVEQLAKMSEEGLEEEKGARCPNDLLTRFLGAIQRNTEPIAQVQERPPNESPLPGRFLPLLP